The following proteins come from a genomic window of Paraburkholderia sprentiae WSM5005:
- a CDS encoding IS110 family RNA-guided transposase, with protein MNATTYGLDVAKRVFQMYWVDAQTGEIANRRFGRDDLIAFFAQRPAGRVALEACGSAHWWARKIRALGHEVVLLHAQFIRPFVQTNKTDAADARAIWTAVQQPGMRTVAAKTEDQQTMLSLHRMRSLLVKFRTMQVNQLRGLLYEFGATFRAGRLAGLTEIRERMAELEDTLPRPIVLNLQDQLRRINAFEDDISQLEKRIGAWQKQEAACRAISEVPGIGRLTATALVATVGDAKTFKSGREFAAFLGLVPRQNGTGGKVRLGSISKRGDPYLRTLLIHGARSVLCHAKVPTAWQKGIQERRPGNVVAVALANKMARIAWAILAHESSYEKNHVSVRAA; from the coding sequence ATGAATGCTACGACATATGGACTGGATGTTGCAAAGCGGGTGTTCCAGATGTACTGGGTCGACGCACAAACTGGTGAGATAGCCAATCGCCGGTTTGGACGCGACGATCTAATCGCGTTTTTCGCGCAACGCCCAGCAGGTCGAGTGGCGCTTGAGGCTTGCGGAAGTGCTCACTGGTGGGCGCGTAAGATTCGGGCGCTGGGGCACGAGGTCGTGCTACTACATGCACAATTTATTCGGCCATTCGTACAAACGAACAAGACCGACGCAGCGGACGCTCGGGCGATTTGGACGGCTGTACAGCAACCCGGGATGCGCACGGTTGCTGCAAAGACAGAAGATCAGCAAACGATGCTGAGCCTGCACCGCATGCGCTCGTTGCTCGTCAAGTTTCGGACGATGCAGGTGAATCAGCTACGTGGGTTGCTCTACGAATTCGGCGCGACGTTTCGGGCCGGACGATTGGCAGGACTCACTGAAATCCGCGAACGCATGGCAGAGTTAGAGGACACGTTGCCACGACCGATCGTCCTTAATCTGCAAGATCAGCTACGACGTATCAACGCGTTTGAGGACGATATCAGTCAACTCGAGAAGCGCATCGGTGCCTGGCAGAAACAGGAAGCGGCGTGTCGCGCAATCTCCGAAGTGCCGGGCATCGGCAGACTCACCGCCACCGCTTTGGTCGCAACAGTTGGAGATGCCAAGACGTTCAAGTCGGGACGTGAGTTCGCTGCATTTCTCGGGCTTGTTCCTCGACAAAACGGTACGGGCGGCAAGGTTAGATTGGGCTCGATCTCAAAGCGAGGGGACCCATACCTGCGCACGCTGCTGATTCACGGGGCGCGCTCCGTCCTGTGTCACGCCAAGGTACCAACTGCTTGGCAGAAAGGAATTCAAGAGCGGCGACCTGGCAACGTAGTAGCCGTGGCTCTTGCAAATAAGATGGCGCGAATTGCTTGGGCCATACTAGCCCACGAGAGCAGTTACGAAAAGAATCACGTCAGTGTGAGAGCTGCGTAG
- a CDS encoding IS1182 family transposase, whose protein sequence is MKRFVEGKDRTQAVLLPEYLEDYVSEDNPVRVVDVFVDELDLHELGFEGAAPATTGRPSYHPSVLLKIYIYGYLNRIQSSRRLERETQRNIELMWLTGRLSPDFKTIADFRRDNGKAIRNVCRQFIVLCRNLDLFTKSIVAIDGSKFKAVNNRDRNFTSGKVRARMQQIDESIARYLAAMETADRTQSDVAEAKTSRISDKIKKLRQQMQGLKAMEQRLRDSPDGQVSLTDPDARSMATSGRGTGMVGYNVQTAVDATSHLIVAHEVTNLGNDCNQLTNIATQARAATGIENLTVVADRGYFKGEEILQCDKAGFTAFVPKPLTSGSKADGYFGKQDFVYVAEDDEYRCPAQQRLTWRFTNIEHGMTLHCYSSSACVTCAIRKQCTSGKQARRIKRWEHEGVVEAMQQRLHQRPEMMRIRRQTVEHPFGTLKFWMGAAHFLMKTREHVSTEMSLHVLAYNLKRVMAILGTAALMQKMRA, encoded by the coding sequence ATGAAGCGATTCGTTGAAGGCAAAGACCGCACGCAAGCTGTCTTGCTGCCCGAGTATCTTGAGGACTATGTGTCCGAGGACAATCCAGTGCGCGTAGTCGACGTCTTTGTCGATGAGCTTGATCTTCATGAGCTCGGCTTTGAGGGAGCCGCTCCCGCAACGACCGGGCGCCCCTCATATCATCCATCCGTACTGCTCAAGATCTATATCTACGGCTACCTGAACCGCATTCAGTCGAGTCGGCGTCTGGAGCGTGAGACTCAGCGCAACATTGAACTCATGTGGCTAACAGGCCGCCTTTCTCCGGATTTCAAGACCATTGCCGACTTCCGCCGTGACAACGGCAAAGCGATCCGCAATGTATGCCGGCAATTCATCGTGTTGTGCCGTAACCTGGACCTGTTCACAAAGTCGATTGTGGCCATTGACGGCAGCAAGTTCAAAGCCGTCAACAATCGTGATCGCAACTTCACGAGCGGTAAGGTCCGGGCACGCATGCAGCAGATTGATGAGAGCATCGCGCGTTACCTTGCGGCGATGGAAACAGCGGACCGGACGCAATCCGATGTCGCCGAGGCGAAGACGAGCCGCATCAGCGACAAGATCAAGAAGCTCAGGCAGCAGATGCAAGGCCTGAAGGCAATGGAGCAGCGACTGCGCGACTCACCCGATGGACAGGTCTCGTTGACTGATCCGGACGCGCGCTCCATGGCCACCAGCGGTCGGGGAACAGGGATGGTTGGCTACAACGTTCAGACCGCTGTTGATGCCACGTCGCATCTGATCGTGGCACACGAGGTCACCAATCTTGGCAATGATTGTAACCAGCTGACGAACATAGCCACGCAGGCGCGAGCCGCTACCGGCATCGAAAATCTGACCGTTGTTGCTGACCGGGGTTACTTCAAGGGCGAGGAAATTCTGCAATGCGATAAGGCGGGTTTTACGGCCTTCGTTCCCAAACCACTAACGTCGGGCAGTAAAGCAGATGGGTACTTCGGCAAGCAGGACTTTGTCTACGTTGCCGAAGATGATGAGTACCGTTGCCCAGCGCAACAGCGGCTCACCTGGCGTTTCACAAACATCGAGCACGGCATGACGCTGCATTGCTACTCAAGTTCGGCTTGTGTTACCTGCGCAATCAGAAAGCAATGCACATCCGGAAAGCAGGCCCGCCGGATAAAGCGCTGGGAGCATGAGGGCGTAGTCGAGGCGATGCAGCAGCGACTTCACCAGAGGCCGGAAATGATGCGCATACGCCGTCAGACCGTGGAGCATCCGTTTGGCACGCTCAAGTTCTGGATGGGCGCTGCGCACTTCCTGATGAAGACCCGCGAGCATGTCAGCACGGAGATGAGTCTGCATGTGCTCGCATACAATCTCAAGCGCGTCATGGCGATCTTGGGTACTGCGGCGTTAATGCAAAAGATGAGGGCCTGA
- a CDS encoding extracellular catalytic domain type 2 short-chain-length polyhydroxyalkanoate depolymerase: MMTMALGLRLASAAVLAIGLAGCGGGGDSVSTHAGAPAQAKALAATGSPTADGGSGASTIVKLQRYRIDPTKVFVAGISSGGFAAVQMHVAHSSTFKGAAVYAGGVYWCAGAGGAASALANCGGLTLPSNRASYNSMLTESEAYLDAQSSLGTIDPATNLREQPVYLWSGTQDQVVNPLEMADLNSEYRRYGANVHFDNAYPAEHGWESPDGELACGTLGSPYMVRCLANGAVYDSVETWLTMFLGPLNPRNNGKLSGTLSSFDQTEFGASPNVSMSSTGSVFVPKACAQGNKCGFVLALHGCLQEASLIGNRWVTEAGINEWADTNKLVVVYPDTIASSAPGPTNPNACFDWWGYSNQYDSNYALKSGLQMSVLYAMVQRVTGRP, encoded by the coding sequence ATGATGACGATGGCGTTAGGCCTACGGTTAGCGTCGGCAGCTGTGTTAGCGATCGGCCTCGCCGGGTGCGGGGGTGGTGGCGATTCGGTCAGTACGCATGCCGGTGCGCCGGCACAGGCGAAGGCGTTAGCCGCCACCGGGAGCCCGACCGCGGACGGTGGATCGGGCGCGTCCACGATCGTAAAACTTCAGCGCTATCGGATCGACCCGACGAAGGTCTTCGTCGCGGGTATTTCGTCTGGCGGTTTCGCGGCGGTGCAGATGCACGTTGCTCACTCCTCGACCTTCAAAGGGGCCGCTGTCTACGCGGGCGGGGTGTACTGGTGTGCCGGCGCCGGGGGAGCAGCGTCAGCTTTGGCAAACTGTGGCGGCTTAACGCTTCCGTCGAATCGGGCGTCGTACAACAGCATGCTTACGGAATCCGAGGCGTATCTGGACGCGCAATCGTCCCTCGGTACCATCGACCCGGCGACGAATCTGCGTGAACAGCCCGTCTACCTCTGGTCCGGCACGCAGGACCAGGTCGTCAATCCGCTCGAGATGGCCGACCTCAACTCGGAATACCGACGTTATGGGGCCAATGTTCACTTTGACAATGCCTATCCCGCCGAGCACGGCTGGGAATCGCCTGACGGCGAACTTGCATGCGGCACGCTCGGGAGTCCCTACATGGTGCGCTGCCTGGCAAATGGCGCAGTCTACGATTCAGTAGAAACGTGGCTGACGATGTTCCTCGGTCCATTGAATCCGCGCAACAACGGAAAGCTGTCGGGTACGCTGTCTTCATTCGATCAGACGGAGTTCGGGGCGTCGCCAAACGTTTCGATGAGTTCAACTGGGAGCGTTTTTGTTCCCAAAGCCTGCGCGCAAGGGAACAAGTGCGGATTCGTGCTTGCCCTCCACGGCTGCCTGCAGGAGGCATCACTTATTGGAAACCGCTGGGTCACCGAGGCCGGCATCAATGAATGGGCCGACACAAACAAACTCGTGGTCGTGTATCCCGACACGATCGCGTCGTCTGCGCCAGGGCCGACGAACCCGAATGCATGCTTCGACTGGTGGGGCTACTCCAATCAGTACGACTCGAACTACGCACTCAAGAGCGGCTTGCAGATGTCGGTGCTCTACGCGATGGTGCAGCGCGTGACTGGCCGACCGTAG
- a CDS encoding BON domain-containing protein produces the protein MKAWNVVNLLVVVGCVTLTWNVYAQASNAMPMGSGPAASSGKATPADKKLARDVRKALSKAPNFNVSNVFVKARGGVVTLSGSVSDGPQIQQAAEVAKGVPGVTSVSNHLTLYTKGY, from the coding sequence ATGAAAGCATGGAACGTCGTGAATCTGCTTGTCGTCGTGGGATGCGTGACGTTGACGTGGAACGTCTACGCGCAAGCCAGCAACGCTATGCCGATGGGCTCGGGTCCGGCTGCAAGTTCAGGCAAGGCGACGCCAGCGGACAAGAAGCTGGCTCGGGATGTACGCAAGGCGTTGTCGAAAGCGCCCAACTTCAACGTGTCGAACGTATTCGTCAAGGCGCGCGGCGGTGTGGTGACATTATCCGGCAGCGTGTCGGACGGTCCTCAGATCCAGCAGGCCGCGGAAGTGGCGAAGGGCGTGCCGGGTGTAACGTCGGTGAGTAACCATCTGACGCTCTATACGAAAGGGTATTGA
- a CDS encoding phosphorylase family protein, translating into MKVMLIEDNDSKAKAIYSYLQKKGVVASNIVRAKNMTDFAAGLQFDIGLFIIDLQLPSVDKGAATQNGKAILETIVKAGKANAFLLAISSYPNDFPDLREFYEARGCILANYANTKGWQSTLDSIIIQLNRNVDFDFVVFCALQEERNPYVALLEGRQVTRAGIDCFDVSIGAKNGTVVLMPKMGLVNAAITASLCIERFKPSVVGMSGICGGFKDRAEMGQLLVSSMAYEYQSGKWTADGFRHEPYQVGTDPQLLPRLRALLNTDQLLDELEAGFRGGKRPTTQVKPDLSVFTSGSAVIADQRHLDQIQVIHRKVGALDMEIFAVHQAAELSPRRPPCICAKTVVDLCNSGKDDDLHSYGSYISAKFMLKAIHDFFR; encoded by the coding sequence ATGAAAGTCATGCTTATTGAAGACAATGATTCGAAGGCAAAGGCTATCTATTCTTACCTTCAAAAGAAGGGAGTCGTCGCGTCGAACATCGTTCGTGCGAAGAACATGACGGATTTTGCTGCGGGGCTTCAGTTTGACATCGGCTTGTTTATAATCGACCTCCAGTTGCCGAGTGTAGATAAGGGCGCTGCGACGCAAAATGGGAAGGCGATCCTCGAAACGATAGTCAAAGCGGGCAAAGCAAATGCGTTTTTGTTGGCTATTAGCTCATACCCGAATGATTTTCCCGATTTGAGAGAATTTTACGAGGCACGCGGATGCATTTTGGCTAATTATGCAAACACCAAGGGATGGCAGTCGACGCTTGATTCCATTATTATCCAACTTAATCGAAACGTCGATTTCGATTTCGTTGTGTTTTGTGCACTGCAAGAAGAAAGAAATCCATACGTGGCTCTACTTGAAGGACGGCAGGTCACGCGAGCAGGCATCGATTGTTTCGATGTTTCGATCGGAGCGAAGAACGGCACAGTCGTGCTAATGCCTAAAATGGGCTTGGTTAATGCCGCAATCACCGCGTCACTTTGTATCGAGCGCTTCAAACCAAGTGTGGTTGGTATGAGTGGGATTTGCGGAGGCTTCAAGGACCGTGCGGAAATGGGCCAACTATTGGTATCCAGCATGGCATACGAGTACCAGTCGGGTAAATGGACAGCCGACGGTTTCAGGCACGAGCCCTATCAAGTAGGAACCGATCCACAGTTACTACCCAGATTGCGAGCATTGCTCAATACCGACCAGCTTCTTGATGAATTGGAGGCTGGATTCCGTGGCGGGAAGCGCCCCACCACTCAGGTCAAACCTGATTTGAGCGTATTTACCAGCGGGTCTGCTGTTATAGCTGACCAAAGACATTTGGACCAAATTCAGGTCATCCATAGAAAAGTTGGCGCTTTGGATATGGAGATCTTTGCTGTGCACCAAGCGGCAGAGCTATCACCGCGGAGGCCCCCATGCATTTGCGCCAAGACAGTAGTGGATCTATGCAATTCCGGCAAAGATGATGACCTTCACTCTTACGGGTCATACATTTCCGCTAAGTTCATGCTAAAAGCGATCCACGACTTCTTTCGATAA
- a CDS encoding response regulator: MNILLVEDETHKRDEILTCVREVFKADPEIVDGVNSAVLSVLENDYDLIILDMALSTFGESAEDMQKGHDQAQGGIEVLRALKRKGQSPHIVIVTQYPDFYIGSTKVKLKKSPEIIREKYNQNVIGAVLYHYKSKQTLQVITSILRKCR; encoded by the coding sequence TTGAATATCCTACTTGTGGAAGATGAGACTCATAAGCGCGATGAGATTCTGACTTGCGTTCGAGAGGTCTTTAAGGCTGATCCAGAGATCGTAGATGGCGTGAACAGCGCGGTGCTAAGTGTTTTGGAAAATGACTATGATCTTATCATTTTAGACATGGCACTCTCCACTTTTGGAGAAAGCGCGGAGGATATGCAAAAAGGTCACGATCAAGCTCAAGGGGGGATCGAAGTCCTTCGCGCGTTGAAACGAAAAGGTCAATCGCCTCACATCGTCATAGTCACGCAGTATCCAGATTTTTACATTGGCAGCACTAAGGTGAAATTAAAAAAATCTCCTGAGATAATTCGGGAAAAATACAATCAAAACGTGATCGGCGCAGTCCTTTACCACTACAAATCGAAGCAAACGCTTCAAGTGATTACCTCCATCTTGAGGAAATGCCGATGA
- a CDS encoding tyrosine-type recombinase/integrase, protein MYRQTKTAPSFAALVQAWFAEYLTQQRALSEQTIAAYRDSFVLFLDFVEASLGKPPATMALADMTPELIMAFLDHLERQRHNCVRTRNARLAALRSFLKFAAHRDVASLQAIERALGVPLKRFERPIFSYLSREEMLTVIGTPGGSWLSQRDHLLFLLMYNTGARVSEITGVKVADVVLDDSSACIHLRGKGRKQRSVPLWRSTVKAARAWLRVNPEFQPTSPLLPNRNGHAMTRANVALRLTLAARNAARSSPGLAERHVSPHTIRHTTAMHLLQAGVDISVIALWLGHESPVTTHHYVEADLNMKERALARLHEPGSKVPRYRAPDSLLNFLKAL, encoded by the coding sequence ATGTATAGGCAAACTAAGACAGCGCCTTCGTTTGCCGCGCTCGTGCAAGCCTGGTTCGCCGAATACCTGACCCAGCAGCGGGCACTCAGCGAGCAAACCATTGCAGCCTATCGCGATAGCTTCGTACTCTTCCTTGACTTCGTAGAGGCGAGCCTGGGCAAGCCGCCAGCCACGATGGCACTCGCCGATATGACGCCGGAACTGATCATGGCCTTCCTCGATCACCTTGAACGTCAAAGGCACAATTGTGTACGCACGCGCAATGCACGTCTGGCAGCGCTGCGGTCGTTCCTGAAGTTTGCCGCGCACCGCGATGTCGCGTCGTTACAAGCGATTGAGCGCGCCTTGGGCGTTCCGCTCAAGCGCTTCGAGCGCCCGATATTTAGCTATCTGTCGCGCGAGGAGATGCTAACGGTGATCGGTACGCCCGGCGGTTCCTGGCTGAGCCAACGCGATCACCTTCTGTTCCTGCTGATGTACAACACCGGAGCGCGCGTCTCGGAGATTACCGGGGTGAAAGTCGCGGATGTGGTCCTTGATGACAGTTCTGCCTGCATTCATTTGCGCGGCAAAGGACGCAAGCAGCGCAGTGTGCCGCTTTGGCGCTCTACCGTGAAGGCGGCACGGGCATGGTTGCGGGTCAATCCGGAATTCCAGCCGACATCGCCACTGCTTCCGAATCGGAACGGTCACGCAATGACGAGAGCCAATGTTGCGTTGAGGCTGACGTTGGCTGCCAGGAACGCAGCCCGTTCCTCTCCCGGCCTGGCAGAGCGACACGTATCGCCCCATACCATCCGACACACCACGGCCATGCACCTACTACAGGCTGGCGTCGACATCAGCGTAATCGCGTTGTGGCTCGGACATGAGAGCCCCGTCACGACACACCATTACGTCGAAGCCGACCTGAACATGAAGGAACGTGCGCTTGCCAGGCTTCACGAACCAGGCAGCAAGGTCCCGCGCTATCGGGCACCTGACTCGCTGCTCAACTTCCTGAAGGCGCTGTGA
- a CDS encoding tyrosine-type recombinase/integrase — translation MSARISLQQRIDDYFVERRSLGFELRSRDTLLASFARYAADRHHRGPLTADLMTDWARQDKWHRDTPATWAARLAIVRHFARYLKQFEPDTEIPEEAVFGPERGRVAPHIFHEDEIVALLAAACRLDPKGSLRPVTYETLFGLMASTGLRVSEAIHLRDADVDLKRGMLTIRQTKFAKSRELPIHPGTVAALRRYRRQRIQQIANTPDMSFLISSRGRRLGQPLGERQAHRVFNSLRDSLGWVNRGAHTAPRLHDLRHTFAVRRMMLWHAEGTDIDQMMLALSTYMGHAEIFYTYWYLTAVPELMALAGGKFERFADLAGDGNV, via the coding sequence ATGAGCGCGCGCATCAGCTTGCAGCAGCGGATCGACGACTACTTCGTCGAGAGGCGCTCCCTGGGATTTGAGTTGCGCTCGCGGGACACGCTCCTAGCCAGTTTCGCCCGTTACGCCGCCGATCGGCATCACCGTGGCCCACTTACGGCCGACCTCATGACGGATTGGGCCCGGCAGGATAAATGGCACCGTGACACGCCGGCGACCTGGGCGGCCCGGTTGGCGATAGTTCGCCACTTCGCCCGCTACCTGAAGCAGTTCGAACCGGATACCGAAATCCCGGAGGAAGCGGTGTTCGGTCCTGAGCGGGGACGTGTTGCCCCGCATATCTTCCATGAGGACGAAATCGTTGCGTTGCTGGCGGCGGCCTGCCGGCTCGATCCAAAGGGAAGTCTCCGGCCAGTTACCTACGAGACCTTGTTCGGCCTGATGGCCTCGACTGGCCTGCGGGTCTCCGAGGCCATTCATTTGCGCGATGCCGACGTCGACCTCAAGCGTGGGATGCTGACCATTCGACAGACCAAGTTCGCCAAGTCGCGAGAACTGCCGATCCATCCGGGCACCGTTGCCGCGTTAAGGCGCTACCGACGGCAACGCATTCAGCAGATTGCCAATACCCCTGACATGTCGTTTCTGATCAGCAGTCGTGGTCGGCGACTGGGACAGCCCCTTGGAGAGCGACAGGCTCATCGTGTCTTCAACTCGCTACGTGATAGCCTTGGCTGGGTGAACCGCGGCGCTCATACGGCGCCACGGCTTCATGATCTGCGGCATACCTTCGCCGTGCGACGCATGATGCTCTGGCATGCCGAGGGTACCGACATCGATCAGATGATGCTGGCGCTGTCGACCTACATGGGTCATGCCGAGATCTTCTATACGTACTGGTATCTGACGGCTGTTCCGGAATTGATGGCCTTGGCCGGCGGCAAGTTTGAGCGTTTCGCCGATCTCGCCGGAGACGGCAATGTATAG
- a CDS encoding tyrosine-type recombinase/integrase produces MKPTRLYPAKSNAPSFASFPPHITAELHRYEAYLRDVRGLAAETRKNRLRVVGLLLRDRFERCAIDFRKVRPDDVRQFLSAQLRAGGSASYASHLAATLRSYLRYRTVCGDQPGKLSTVILNPVHWKLASLPRALKPEEVIRLLGAVAGARRWPKRSYAMVRLALDMGLRSGEIAHLMIRDIDWREGTVTLRGTKSLRQDVMPLPMACGQALADYLQHERPATSHPALFVRRVAGRDQPVTSTAVQKVIKRACSRSGLLHSSAHALRHTLACRLVENGSSLKEVADLLRHRSLNTTLIYAKLDTPKLSAVALPWPGSQS; encoded by the coding sequence ATGAAGCCAACCCGTTTGTACCCGGCCAAGTCCAACGCGCCGTCTTTTGCATCATTCCCACCGCACATTACTGCCGAATTGCATCGCTACGAGGCATATCTGCGCGATGTACGGGGACTGGCAGCCGAGACCCGTAAGAACCGACTTCGTGTTGTCGGCTTGCTCTTGCGAGACAGATTCGAGCGGTGCGCTATCGACTTCAGAAAGGTGCGCCCCGACGATGTTCGCCAGTTTCTTTCGGCGCAGTTGAGAGCAGGCGGCTCGGCTTCTTATGCCTCCCATCTGGCAGCAACGTTACGTAGTTATCTGCGTTACCGGACCGTTTGCGGAGACCAACCCGGCAAGCTCTCCACCGTCATTCTGAATCCGGTCCACTGGAAGCTGGCATCCCTGCCACGTGCGCTCAAGCCAGAAGAAGTTATCCGCCTCCTGGGCGCCGTTGCAGGCGCTCGGCGCTGGCCGAAGCGTAGCTATGCGATGGTCCGGCTGGCACTGGACATGGGGTTGCGTTCTGGCGAGATCGCACATCTCATGATCCGCGACATCGACTGGCGCGAAGGCACCGTGACGTTGAGAGGCACGAAGTCGCTGCGCCAGGACGTCATGCCGTTGCCGATGGCATGCGGGCAGGCGCTGGCTGACTATCTGCAACACGAACGTCCAGCGACCAGCCACCCGGCCCTCTTTGTCCGGCGAGTAGCAGGGCGAGACCAGCCCGTTACCTCGACGGCGGTCCAGAAGGTGATCAAGCGGGCCTGCAGTCGTAGCGGTCTGCTGCACTCCAGTGCCCACGCACTTCGGCATACCCTGGCCTGTCGCCTCGTCGAGAACGGCAGCTCGCTCAAGGAAGTGGCTGACCTGCTGCGTCACCGGTCGCTCAATACCACCCTGATCTACGCCAAGCTAGACACGCCGAAGCTGTCGGCAGTCGCTCTGCCGTGGCCGGGGAGTCAATCATGA
- a CDS encoding pyrroloquinoline quinone-dependent dehydrogenase: protein MQPNAHTRRDSRLRRTFVFAFLATLTVAPAGALAGPEVTGGSADMLLSASPRPTVTQSQLDTAASNVADWLLPNGSYDQTRYYPGAQINTTNVAKLKPAFVFQTAVNGPLETSPLVVNGVMFLTTSFDHVYAIDAATGRELWHYQHKLGPVTAFCCGPTNHGVAIYGDKLFMGTLDAKLIALDAGTGKLLWETEVGDPELGYSEKMAPIVVDGKVLIGTNGGEYGVRGFVKAFDASTGQLLWTFYTIPESGQEGVWATRDATGRDLKRNIDAEKKQLAEKGSDFYKTLGGGVWMTPAIDRKTRTVYFVVGNPSPDFYGAIRPGDNLFTDSMVAVDLDTGKYKWHYQYIPHDVWDLDAASPPILVDVRDRDGRMVSGVIHAGKTGHVYVHDRASGQLIRFSPAMIPQENMWTLPTPLGAHMLPGANGGVNWSPTAYSPETRLVYAANLHRPLTYQVEDTPYPGGGKMWLGGSFKTIPSEQQWGKLAAVNVDTGKIVWSFKTDQPLIGGVLVTAGNLVFNGEGNGLFRAFDARTGKKLWEFQCGAGVNAPAVSYSVHGKQYVAVAAGGNQLLDYKRGDAIVVFALP, encoded by the coding sequence ATGCAGCCCAACGCCCATACAAGGCGCGATAGCAGACTTCGTCGAACGTTCGTATTCGCCTTCCTGGCTACGCTGACGGTGGCGCCAGCCGGCGCCCTTGCAGGGCCCGAGGTCACCGGCGGGTCGGCCGATATGCTCCTGTCGGCGTCGCCACGCCCGACAGTCACGCAAAGCCAGTTGGACACCGCCGCGTCCAACGTGGCGGACTGGCTGCTTCCCAACGGCTCGTATGATCAGACGCGCTACTACCCGGGCGCACAGATCAATACCACGAACGTGGCGAAACTGAAGCCGGCATTTGTCTTCCAGACGGCGGTCAACGGACCACTCGAAACCTCACCGTTGGTGGTGAACGGCGTGATGTTCCTGACCACGTCGTTCGATCATGTCTATGCGATCGATGCGGCGACCGGCCGGGAGTTATGGCACTACCAGCACAAGTTGGGACCCGTTACTGCCTTCTGCTGCGGACCGACCAACCACGGCGTGGCGATCTACGGCGACAAACTATTCATGGGCACGCTCGACGCAAAGCTGATTGCGCTCGACGCCGGGACTGGCAAGCTCCTGTGGGAAACCGAGGTCGGCGATCCCGAGCTGGGCTACAGCGAGAAGATGGCGCCGATTGTGGTCGATGGCAAGGTACTGATTGGCACCAACGGGGGTGAGTACGGCGTTCGCGGCTTCGTGAAAGCGTTCGACGCCAGCACAGGTCAACTGCTTTGGACCTTCTACACGATTCCCGAATCCGGACAGGAAGGCGTGTGGGCGACCAGGGATGCGACCGGCCGGGACCTTAAACGCAATATCGATGCCGAGAAGAAGCAACTTGCTGAGAAGGGTAGCGACTTCTACAAGACGCTCGGCGGCGGCGTGTGGATGACGCCAGCGATCGACCGGAAAACGCGCACGGTGTACTTCGTGGTTGGGAACCCCTCGCCTGACTTTTATGGCGCAATACGTCCCGGCGACAATCTGTTTACCGACTCGATGGTGGCGGTCGACCTCGACACCGGCAAGTACAAGTGGCACTACCAGTACATCCCGCATGACGTGTGGGACCTCGACGCGGCGAGCCCGCCAATCCTGGTGGATGTGCGCGACCGCGACGGACGCATGGTATCTGGGGTAATCCATGCCGGAAAGACCGGGCATGTCTATGTGCATGATCGCGCATCGGGCCAGTTAATCCGCTTCTCGCCGGCGATGATCCCGCAAGAGAACATGTGGACGCTGCCAACGCCGCTGGGCGCGCACATGCTGCCGGGTGCGAACGGCGGAGTCAATTGGTCGCCGACGGCGTACAGCCCCGAGACGCGTCTCGTGTATGCGGCCAACCTGCATCGTCCGTTGACATACCAGGTCGAGGACACGCCGTATCCGGGCGGCGGCAAGATGTGGCTTGGCGGTTCATTCAAGACCATTCCGAGCGAACAGCAGTGGGGCAAGCTCGCAGCGGTGAACGTCGACACCGGGAAGATCGTCTGGTCGTTTAAAACCGATCAGCCGCTGATCGGCGGCGTATTGGTGACGGCGGGCAATCTCGTCTTCAATGGAGAAGGCAACGGCCTGTTTCGCGCATTTGATGCGCGCACCGGCAAGAAGTTGTGGGAGTTCCAGTGCGGCGCCGGCGTCAACGCCCCAGCGGTGTCGTACTCGGTGCACGGCAAGCAATATGTGGCGGTTGCGGCGGGCGGCAACCAGCTACTCGACTACAAGCGCGGCGACGCGATTGTTGTGTTCGCGCTGCCGTAA